From the genome of Phlebotomus papatasi isolate M1 chromosome 2, Ppap_2.1, whole genome shotgun sequence:
TTCCTGCACATAATTACTACACAAATCGTAATAAAACCGTGAACTATGcactttttattgaatttatttgcataattgcGTCTTTATTTGTCAGAAACTGCGACCTCTGACTGCTTTGACGCTCTGTTCGAATCCCGCCCCGTGCAAACAACttcagaaaaagacattttcacggtgataaaaaaacgtaatataatgcaccgcctctgcccccAAAAACTCTGGGAACATGGAAAAAGCTTCTAAACTACGGGGAAGGTGCttctgggcggtctacaatgagagaaatccgaaaaagttaaaataacatcccggaaatgtgaattttatcctacagtattgatccgaaatcggtgtaaatattatgctttttaggtgtattaggggttaaagttacactttttcatgttatatttaccattaaaaaggtgttgaattaacattaaaaaatgttgatatatttttacacctaaaaagtgttaaagttatgaggaaaaaatgttaatcgcacccccgtttttttctcagtaaacacacacatggacttagcggattcttccacCACGGAATGCAACAGccatataacatgattacattttaataaagtattccgatacgattaataataaatctaaatatttaataaataataaaaatacaagaTATTTTTGTAGGATTGGGAAAAAACTTATAgaagaattaattaaaaggcAAAATTTTATCCGCCGGGATCATCCCAGTGTAATACCAAATATCGAATTCGATAGATTTTCACATGGTCAGACGggttatttgtttattttgtgtATTTGTTGATAAGAccgcaaaattttgtttacgCAGATTAGTAATAGatttatgtatattttgaatataaatgcAAATACACTTATAAGTTTTCTTAGCAATAAAACCTTGAATTCATGTAAATTACAATTATGTTCAATCACTTGAAGGATATTTTAGCTGTACGTAACTGGatgcttttaaaaatatattgacttttttttaattaatactttttttttaggaaattgaggAGAGAAATCAGAACGAGGAAATACTTCCTTATGAAGCAGAATTTCTACAGCAATTGCGTAATTTATCAAGTTGGGAAAAGGTAAGATAATCGAAATATTAAagatgaaattaaataaatttataaagattGTTAAATTAATGGTTGACGGTTCACAGATCTTCCTACAGAAACGTCTGTATGCATGTGAATGGCAAGTAGGCAGTCCCCATTTAATGGCTGTACTGCAGCAGGAAGGACTCTTCAACATTTCCCTCTATCTTACCAATCTCTCTAATGCCGATGACGCCAATAACATCCTTAATGATCTCCTTGAGGTGGAACACAGTCTTTTGACTGAGATTGTTCTCAGTGCCGCTATGGAGAGCTCTCAATCGGAAAAGCTTGCGTGCCTTTTGGAGAAATGCTGTGAAACTGCCTTAAAAGATCTTCTCAAAGATCCAAGTCTGGAAATTCCCAATTACATGGAACGCCTTGAAATTCATCTCCGAGATAAAAGTGATTTGCAGCATTTTcgaaaaatgcatttaaaaataCTTGCATCTCTGCACGAATCACAAATTCTGGAAGCACTCACTAAACAGAAAGAATGGGCTGAAGAAGGAGTATTTATGAGAAATTCATCTCTAAACGCACTACTTTCTCAGGTTTATTACAACTATAAATTTCTTTTGGGAATTCGGGGAATTATtcattgttttttgtttttgtttcacAGATAACTAAGATGCACAGAGAATGTCTCGAGAGCCTACTGAGTTCCATGATAAAGAACAACTTTTCAGAGTGGAAATTTTCTCTGgcaatctttaattttattctaaCTTCAGTGTCTCAGGATGATCGTTTATTTGTCAAAagtaagtttttgtttttgaagctaTTGggtaatgaattttaattaatttttttcattaattcgtAGAATTCgtggaaagttttttttggaaggCATGTATAACGCGAAGTGAGCAAAAGTTTCAAATCTTCCTTCTGTTCATCCGGGAGATATCTTATGCAAGCGGAGAAGCAAAGAAAACCACCTATGCTACGTGGTACAAAGCCACAATCTCTGAAATGACCTACAAAATTCAACCAGAAGATTTTCGAGTTACAATAGCCTACTTAATCAATTTTACTCATCTCGAGGAAGACATGGATTTCCTGAATGTTCATATCAAGACTTACATATCTGCTCCAGCTCGGTGTCAGGATATTGTGCAGGAATTTAAGCAAATCTCAAGAATTCGTCTTAACTCCCTGACAACACAAAccgaaaaattggaaaaagttGTACAGGTGTCAGGCGATGAGGATTGTGATTGTGTAATATTCAttgattgaaagaaaaattttattgacaaaaagtaATCTTACCCCTTTACACTAAAATCCGTATTTACTCTGTGTTTGTCGTCTGGATTGACGATTAGCTGCCCACATTGCTTGTAGTTCCTGCTCGTTAGCTTTTGCCTGGTACGCCAAGTAAGTAATCTGATGTTTCCTCTTGCTCAATCCACTAGCTTCAGTGCCCGCGGCAGGTTTTGCTTTTGGAATATCCGTTGAATTAGCCAAGGCATGACGCATCCATTCCTCTTGACTTGGCATCACTTCATCACCCCGGATGTCCACAATGTTAATATCCTCAATACGTGCCCTCTTTGTCCTCTTGCCACTGCCACAGAGTTTCTCCAAGGCTGTATCATCCAACGCCATGTCCGTCTGGCTTATCGATTCCATAGGAAGTTCTTCTGTCTCATTTGTATTTATTGGTGTTTCTGATTCTTGCTCAAATCTCGAACTAGTTGCAGCTATTTGTGCTGCCTTCTTAGCCACCAGAACACTTATTTCGTTCTTACTGACTTCTGGAAGATCGTCGTTTGTGTTGAGACGGAAAAAGTCATTTCCAGTATCACTGTCATCGCTACATTCATCATTATCATCCGGTTTAGGTGCACTTTGCTTGGTCTGTTTCTTCAAATGCCGATTAACCACTGAGTCCGGAACCAAAGCATTGCGTTTCTTCTTCCCATCGGCGCTCGTTTGAAAGAGAGTCTCTGAGAGGGGTTTTGGCAAAATACTCAGCAAATCACTCCCCTTGGCTTTCTGTGAAGTCTTTTTCTTTTCTGACTCATTGTCATTGTCTTCCAAATCCTTGAAATCTGATAGAGATGGAATTGTTATGCGAACTGGGCCTTTTTTGGCAGGAGGTTCCTGTATTGGGGTTGCTTTGATCTTCAGAAACTCGTCATCTTCCTCCTCTAAAATTGCTTTGTGCATATCCTTATTCGGTGCTGGCAAATTGAAAATTAGACCACCAATAGAAGAATTTGTGCTAGATCCAGAAGGCTGCTTCTCATCATCTTCGTCACTGATAGGATCTTCATCAGCTTTCTCTGGCTTCCCTTCACTTTTTACATCTTCCTTCAATGCACTACTCTCTGCATCCTGTCTTTCTCCTTCTACACTGTCATTGTCTTCATCACTGCTATATTCGTACGCCACCAAAGACATTTTCTTGTTCTTTCagaaaattctcattaattcttcaagcaaaacaaatgaaaacaataataaatttttaggttatgtacaCTTTTGAGCGATTTTTTAAAGCGCAGGGGCCGTATCctccagatgtgagagtttgattttgtggacaaagccaactctccgtgtggaactcgcctatttGGTATCCATACGAAATTTTCGTTGGAActtttctcaccaaaaatcgGGGAGAATCTCGAATGGTATTCCCGGTGAAAGGATTaatttagggtagagtcagcccttttggccatgtgagcacttttggccacctaatgtaaaatcacattgtaaggcaattaagagtttatttagaacaggaaaatgggtcttatttcgtgacctctaatctaacgaatcagaaaaccatatttgattttgtatcgacttgattaattctaagttattgaaagaatttctcgacaaggtaaacaatcagtaaaaaaacatggaattcttaagaaacttgtttatgttaagagaaattgttttgcattatttcatatttttgatgaaaatatttgatgttattcagtGAAAGTCTATTTcttaattgactaaattttattgtgatatcatccttaataagattttctaacaaattaaatgaaaatcggatgtggctaaaagagcttacttttttcggatgtgtaagtacttttggccattcattttcccatacattttagacgtggcgcacctcgcagatttcagtaaaaactatcgtgacttttgactgatttttacatcaaatagaaaatgtgcaaaaagtcatttaaaatactctaataatcacataaaattggtgttaaataagaataggacttgtgctgtgtatttgtgaaagttttcgaaagctatttcttctcttattttattaaaattctattggaaacaagtggccaaaagtgcttacgcacaatggccaaaagtgcttacaaagtggccaaaagtactgaaacatgcatagttgcataaaatgcatttttcactaaaatatccaaaaaattttgggaattctcttggattattaggaagaaacggctttaaggtatctttgtacaaaatttcattttatttaaataaagattatagaaattacaagcacatgaaaccttaaagttgccaaaagtacttactccaccctacgtagaaaataagcaaataaattaaaatatcgcgtttttttaagttttaaattgtttttaaatgattatttcaattaataaacacaatttccgtatatttataTGTAATAAATTCCAATGAAGTTTTCTTCTTAATAAACTGTGCaggaattttgaacttttttcttattatttttctaattttttgagtttgataccaatcattttcaaaattgtttattattttaatattattttgtttcaactctcgtaaataagaaaacggttgtgtccatttaatgattagatctttgattaacctatttatattcttaataaatacgaaattgaacagatttttagcagtttacttggccgtgaactcttttaaaattcttaatttttgttttaactaagGTAAAGGtccctatgtcgaccacttaactctttcgtctcttttgggactgtagtacccaaagaagcatatgcatattctatgaaaaacaatgttttttaattattcagaactgataaaaatcctattcttgtggatgattacaaactataaggatgtccaaatgtaagatattttttgtacactgagaaaaatggaatttatttaagttgaatattttgcatttaatgttaaaaattctgggtaaatattcgaatcaattgattttcctttcaatacaaacgaaataattttgattttgaaagtaatcacaataatttcaaatatttttgcattcatacggagaataaataatttttcttttagcgcgaatgtttaaatatttgcaataaatacctcagcttttgaatcaaagataatatatggtaaaaataacaattatacattgaaaatgaaaaactacacatttatattaaatgtgcaactttgtgttgtcaaaaataaaattttacttttgatttaaaagtactgttttatgaaatcaaatgcaacaagcatttatttaatgggtaaaatttaatattgacatttttgtatacatcttaatattatctgtatttatttcaaatgaaaaaggctttttaaacaattgtttcaaaattttatttcaaatgattttttttctatctaaacattaaatgaccaagtattgaattgaattgtgagaaacttttcggtataaaatatgcatttcatttaaatgtaaaaatgaaataattttaagtaaatatttGATACGAATGGTTTTTGTCGTTAAATACAAATAACAGTGGTTTTAACATTTACTGCAGTcgtca
Proteins encoded in this window:
- the LOC129801542 gene encoding uncharacterized protein LOC129801542, coding for MFNHLKDILAEIEERNQNEEILPYEAEFLQQLRNLSSWEKIFLQKRLYACEWQVGSPHLMAVLQQEGLFNISLYLTNLSNADDANNILNDLLEVEHSLLTEIVLSAAMESSQSEKLACLLEKCCETALKDLLKDPSLEIPNYMERLEIHLRDKSDLQHFRKMHLKILASLHESQILEALTKQKEWAEEGVFMRNSSLNALLSQITKMHRECLESLLSSMIKNNFSEWKFSLAIFNFILTSVSQDDRLFVKKFVESFFWKACITRSEQKFQIFLLFIREISYASGEAKKTTYATWYKATISEMTYKIQPEDFRVTIAYLINFTHLEEDMDFLNVHIKTYISAPARCQDIVQEFKQISRIRLNSLTTQTEKLEKVVQVSGDEDCDCVIFID
- the LOC129801549 gene encoding uncharacterized protein LOC129801549 — protein: MSLVAYEYSSDEDNDSVEGERQDAESSALKEDVKSEGKPEKADEDPISDEDDEKQPSGSSTNSSIGGLIFNLPAPNKDMHKAILEEEDDEFLKIKATPIQEPPAKKGPVRITIPSLSDFKDLEDNDNESEKKKTSQKAKGSDLLSILPKPLSETLFQTSADGKKKRNALVPDSVVNRHLKKQTKQSAPKPDDNDECSDDSDTGNDFFRLNTNDDLPEVSKNEISVLVAKKAAQIAATSSRFEQESETPINTNETEELPMESISQTDMALDDTALEKLCGSGKRTKRARIEDINIVDIRGDEVMPSQEEWMRHALANSTDIPKAKPAAGTEASGLSKRKHQITYLAYQAKANEQELQAMWAANRQSRRQTQSKYGF